The DNA sequence GCAGTCGGAACCTGAAAAAACTATCCGCGACCTGATTCTGTTCCCCTGCTGTGAGTTGTATTCATCCCGTGCCTGTATACGATTGAAGAAGAGAGACAATTGGATCTGATGTGTGGTGTTTTGTGCAGATTGTTGACTGGGATATTGATCTCATGAAAAACGTGTTTGTTCTTGAAGAGCGGGCACACCTGGTTTCGGAACTGCGCTGGCAGTTTGAAGGCCGGTCTGACTGGAACATTACCGGTTTCTCTTCGGAGCAGGCCTTGTTTCAACAGACCCTGCTGGAAGATCCTGGCTCTGTGCTGGTCATTCTCGATTTCAGTGCAGGGAAAACTGTCTGTTTACAGTTCCTGCAGAGGCACCAGACGGCACGTTCCCGGTTTCCGGTGATGATCTTTTCACCGGATCCTCTGGAAAACCTGGAGTGGGCCTTACGTGAGCTGGGCGTATTTCATATACAGAGTGGAAAACTGGAGCCGGATCGCCTCGCCAAAATCTGTTGCTGGTATCTGGAACCTTATCCTCAAAAACGTCAGACTTATCTGTCGAAGACCCGCGTGACAATGTCTCATCCGGAAGAAACGAACTGACTGTGATCGGCTACCCTGATGTGTAAAGAATGCTGCCGTCCCGTTTCCGGAAGAAGTATTAAGTAATAGGAAAGTAATCTCAACTGATGTCGAATACCGAATTCACTGAAGCAAACCTGCAGAAAAGTCTGACCGATCTGAAAGATCCCGTTTTTGGTAAGCCCCTGACGGAAAGTGGTCTGTTAAAGTCAGTCCAGCCAGGTGACAGCGGACAGGTAACGGTTCGGATCGAACTGCCCGTGCCTTCCTATCCACTACAATCAGAACTGACTGAGTCAATCAGCGGCACCATTCAGAAAGCCTTCCCCGAATGCCAGTATGTGGATGTGGAATATTCCACGAACATCAGGGGCAAACAGTCGGGCGGTCGCCTGGGCCTGAAGGTGAAGAATGTCATCGCCGTCGGAGCGGGCAAAGGGGGCGTCGGCAAAAGCACGGTTGCTGCCAGCCTGGCTTATGGGTTGAAGCAGTTTGGTGCTAAAGTCGGTCTGGTGGATGCGGACGTCTACGGCCCCAGTATTCCCCATCTGGTAGGAACCAGTGAAAAACCGATGGCGCAGGAGTTTCAGGGGAGAGACGGTCAGACACTCACGCGAATTATTCCAGTGGAAGCGGACGGACTGAAAGTCATGTCGATGGCCTTTTTCGTCGAACCGGATCAGGCTGTGATCTGGCGGGGCCCGATGCTGCACAAGGCGATCACCCAGTTTCTCCAGGACACGGAATGGGGAGAACTCGATTATCTGATTATTGATATGCCGCCTGGTACCGGTGATGTTTCCTTAACATTGTCTCAGTTGCTGGAACTGGCAGGTGCTGTCGTCGTCTGTACTCCGCAGCAGGTTGCTCTGCTGGATGCTGTTAAAGCAGTGCAGATGTTCCGGCAGGTTAAAATCCCCGTTCTGGGAATTGTCGAGAATATGTCGGGCGAAATCTTCGGGCGGGGCGGTGCCAAAGCCCGTGGGGAAGAATTACAGATTCCCTTCCTGGGCGAGATCCCGATGAACGCCGAAATTCGGGAAAAATCGGACGCCGGCCAGATTTCACATCTCGTGACCGAAGAATTGGCTTCGACTGAGCCATTACTCAAAGTGGCCGAAGCGACTGCCATCGAAATTGCCCGCGAACTGCTGGAAAATCCAATCAAGCCTGCCATGGAGATTCTCTGATCCCGCGTGATCGCAAGCCGTGTTCTTCAGCCGCAGCGTTCTGAACTACATATTCACCCTGTGATAATATAGTATAGAATGTGAGATAGTATTGAATCCGATGTCTGACAGACAAAATTCAGCCGTACAGAATACCGAAATGAATGAGAAAATAATCACCATTGATGAGTTGCTCGAGGAGTTTGATTTTCTTGGTGACTGGGAAGAGCGTTGCGACTTTTTGATCGATCTCGGTTTTGAACTGCCGCCGATGCCCGAGACTGAGAAAACGGAAACCAACCGCGTGCACGGCTGCCAGAGTATGGTCTGGTTGACGACGGACCTGCAGGAATCCGAAGGCCGTAAGGTATTACGCATCAATGCAGACAGCGATGCCCTGATCGTCAAAGGTCTGATTGCGGTTCTGCTGGCGATCTATCAGAACCGGACGCCTGATGAAGTGCTTAAGATCGATGTGAAGGATTATTTCTCCCGTCTGCAACTGGATAAATATCTCAGTACGCAGCGCAAAAACGGGTTGATGGGCATGGTCGAACGGGTTCAACAGGAAGCCCGCGTGCTCGCCGAGCAGAACTAAGACGCTACCAACCAGGTCTTCCGCTGATGTCAGCAGACTATCTACTTTTGCGGCGGGAGTTCCAGTTTTTCAAAGCGGAGCTCAATCGGTGCCGCAGTGATCAGGGTGGGTGCCAGGTAAGTAAACTGATCGGGGTGCGCAGTCGCCGGCAGGCCTGTGAAACGATAGAGCACGCCAATTTTTCCTGTGCTCTCAAGAGTCGTCTGTGAAGAACCTTCGAGCCAGAATTTTTTCCCCTGCGCATCCTCCAGATAGGCCCGGTTGTGGTAAATCCAGGTACGATGCGACTCAAATGCAGGCCCGCCATAATCGTAGCTCAGGGCGATGCGTACATTGAGAACCTGACTGTCGGGCAACTGCTTTCGCTCGACGTCGACGAGTTCGACCGACACGTTGCCCCGTCGACGGACTGCTCCCTGAGAAGAGGAGAGATCGCGAAACGTAATTGGCAGGGTTTCTGCAGCCAGTTCCATCTCCAGGTTACCATGCACGCGAACCGCCTGTGGATGTTGTCCCCGCTCCAGAATCCACTGCATCGTAAAGTTCAGATTTTTGCCCCTCTCTCCCAGCGGGAGTTCATATTTTGCGCCGGGATTAAAAGGAGGCAGCCTGGTTTCCGTCGTTCCTGCTGCTTGCAGTCTGCGGGCGGCATAACTCAAAAACAGTGGCCGTAAACGGGGCTCGACCTGAATGCGAAATGTAATGCGGAGCAGATCCTGGTTCTCACTCCCTGCCAGAGGACGCGTCTGCAGGCGATCCGCTGTAATTCGGAAGGGCCCGTCATAACAGACTGCGGGATCAGAGGCGGTCTTGGATTCTGATGAGGCACGCGGTTCGAAGTGGATTTGATCACGAGGGCCATTAATCTGATAAGTTACTGGCACCTTGTGAGTTACTTCATCAACGGCTTGCCAGAACGGTGTCGCGATAAAACGAACATCAAGTTGCTGCTTCAGCTGTGATTCGGATAACCGGGTCCAGTCCAGCTGATTATCCGTCTGTTTCATGATCGTCTGCAGGATCTGTTGTAAAGAATAATGCCCCTGTAGATTAACCTGGGAGGCTTTGATTGATTCCCGGGCCGCCTGTTTCTCGATCTGCAGGCGAATCCGTTGCAGCGCCTCGCGAACGGATGGACTGGAGACCAGTTCGGGAGCCGGGAGCAGGTTCAATACCGGCTTCCCCAATTCAACCAGCGCCAGTTCGGCCCGCTGTCGCACCATCCGCTGATTATCATCCAGCTGGCGAATCAGTTCTTCTACCTGTTTTCTGTTTGTGGTTTGTTGTTCGCTGGCAGGAGGCTCAGGTGGGGCAGACAGTGTGACAGACGTCAGACTCAATACAGCAAGCAGGCATAAACCACTCATCTGGAAGTTGGTCGTGCAGGAACGGTACACGGGGCTGCTTTCTATATCAGGGCAAGAGTCGAAGAGATCGTAATAATCATAAACGCATTAGCTACTCTTCATTGTAACTGTTGGTCGGATGGTGAAAATGCCGGAAATCGAGATTCACCAGAATGAGTATCAGTTAAAACCGGCACCTTCCTTGCAGTTTGACAGCAAATTTGTACTCAGAGTCGCCGATGTTGATTTTTCGCAGCCTGTCCGCCAGACAGGTATTATACTTTCAACAGGATGTTACTCATCACTCCCCCCCGCCAGCCTGTCGTCTGACTTAAGGCCCGATTAATGTCAACCTGCCTGCAATCATTCCTGTTCTGTCTCAGAGGCGTCAGTCTCTTCTGCCTGCTGGCAGTGCCTGTCTGCGCCAAACCTCCTTCCTTGATCGAACTAAAGACCGAAGACCAGGTCTTTACAGGAAAATCTCTGATTCATGACCACGACGTGAGCTGGATGGTCGATCAGACTGGTATGTTGTCAGAAGTTCCTTTGAAAAAAGTGACCTCGTTCCGCAGGGTGGCATCCGAGTTTCAAACGCTTTCTCTTTCCGAGATGAAAAAACAGCTGCAGGACGAATTCGGACCGTTGTTTGAAGTCACGACGACCCGGCATTACCTGGTGTGTGCCCCCCGCGGTAAAGCACGCGCCTATGCCAACGTGTTTGAAGAGCTATATCAGTCGTTCAGTCATTACTTCGCTTTGCGTGGCTACCAGGTGAAAACTCCTGAATTCATGATGGTGGCGGTGATCTTTCCGGATCAGCAGCAGTTCTTCGAATACTGTCGCAAAGATGGTGTCCGCGCGGGGCAGGGTTTACTGGGTTACTATCACCCTTATACAAACCGGACGGCACTGTTCGACCAGAATGCAGCTCCCACAGTCGGAGAACTGGAACAGACGCAGAGCGGCACACAACTCACATATTCCCGGATCTCAAATAGTGGCAAGAATCTGACTGAGGCACTACGGGATACCATGATCCATGAAGCGACGCATCAGCTTGCCTTCAATACCGGTCTCCATTCGCGGATTGGCGATAATCCACGCTGGGTTGTAGAAGGCCTGGCGACTACTTTCGAGTCCGATGAACTCCGTTCCCATACGGGAGGCAAATCGGACTCCACTTCCCGCATCAACCGCGATCGGCTGATCTGGTTCATGAATTATTCTCGCACCCGACGCAAACAGGATTCTCTGCGTTCCTTCATCCGGGAAGATAATTTATTTAAAACTTCGACACTGGATGCGTACGCCGAATCCTGGGCGCTCACCTTTTTCCTGGTGGAAACACAACCGGCCCGCTATGCACGCTACCTGAAACAGGTTGCCCAGCGCGATCCGCTTAAACCCTATACCGCAGATGTCCGGGAACGCGATTTTCAAAAGGCGTTTAAAACGAATCTGCGTTCACTCGAAGTCGACTACCTGAAATTCATGGACCAACTCGCAGAGAGTCTGGTCAAACAGAGTCGCCCCTGATTCTCGTCTCAATCAGGCAGCCTGAGCGGAAGATTCTTCTTCCATCGCGGCAATGACCAGCGCACCGCGGATGATTGCATCAGCGGCATCCGGAATACAGACGACCTGTTGCGCGTCGAACTGGATGTCACGGCTGTTTAAATGCTGAGCCAGTAATTCTCCCAGTCCGTTAACCGTAGCCAGTTCGCCCAGGTAGATCACGGGTAGTGTGGCCAGCGTGGAAGTGTAAGCCTGAATGGATGCCATCTGGGAAACGAACTGATCCAGCAGACTGTCGAGCAGGCTGTCGTACCAGCTGGATATGGCAGACGGGCTGGAAAGGTAAGGGCTCAGACTGACTTCCGGGCCGAGACGTTTATCTCGGGCGCCTGCCAGATCAGAAACCATTTCTCCATCCGGATTCCTGGTCAGCAGCTTGTAGGCATGTGCCAGTTGTTCGTCCATCCATTCACTGCCATACGGGGTCGACTGACGCGCCACGACACGGCTTTGATGGATCAGCCCAATCTCGGAGTGCGAGTGTCCCAGGTAAACGACATATCCCGAAAATCGCGAGGCGGCTGGTAGCGAAGACAACCCTGCAGCCAGGGTGATCGTCGTAGCGAATGGTTTGTAACCCTGCAGGGCGATTAACTGAGACACCAGTTTTGATAACGCTGATGTAGATGTCGATCCCGGCGTAATGAAGGCACAGTGCTCCCCGGTTGTCCGAGACCGCGGCAGTACTGACTGAATCAGCGTAGAGAGTAATTGACGATGAACGGGGTCGTTCAGCACCAGTTCCCCCTGTTCGATCAGAGGCAGCAGCTCAAGATTGGAGAAACGAGAGATCTTTCCCGCCTGTTCCCCGGGAATAATCAATGTCCCTTCTGAAAACAGGAACGGTACGGACAGACGTTGCAGCAACTGGCGGTTCTCGTTGGTATCATCCATGACAGCATAAGCCGTATCGATGGAACGCCGCGTCAGCTTAAACTGTTCATTGTTTTGTAAGGTTCGCAGGCAGATCGAGCCTGTCAGTAAGGCACTACTCATTTGGGCATGACTCCCTGTACGGCCTGAAGAACCCGATCAAGAATACTGCTTTGTTCTGTTTTCTTTTCTGAACCTGCTGGAGTTTTTCCTGGGGCACCTGTATGAGGTCGAGGTGGTGCCGCAGGAACTTCGTTGTCTTTGGTATTCCCGGGATGAGAACGATCAAAGCGGAAAGTCGGTGCTTTCAGTTTTTTCTCATCTGGATTTCGCACTGGATCCGGCACCGGTGGTGGAGATGCGTCGTGGCCTGATGCCACTTTCGTATCCGGAGTCTTCTGTTTCAGGAAATGCGGACCTTTGAGAGCTTCGGCCTGATCGATGCGTCCTTTTTTACTTTGATGACGTCCGTAGATGAATGTCTGTGTCGGAATCTGAGGCGTTTCATCAATCACGGGAATCTGCTTCTCCAGGATCTGCTCCAGCAATGACTTTTCGGGCAGGGGAGGCAGTTCGTCCCAGCTGGTGATGATCGCCGCCGGTTCCGATGATATCTGTTCCTTTACTTCCTGTTTCACAGATACCTGTGCTTCTTCGAAAACTTCTAAATCGAGCTCAGGCTGCTCTGCCTGTTCCTGAGGGAAGACCGGTTTCTTTCGCAGGTATTTCCAGAGAGCGAATGCGACTCCAGCCAGTAGCAGAAACCCGGTTCCCGGCGGCCAGAAGCCAGCTTCTTCTTCATCATATTCGATTTCCGATTTCGGATGCTCATCGTCGAGCAAAGTCTGTACGTCATCTTTCGGGGCTTCAGGAGCCCGGCCCAGGTCCAGATCGGGAACGGAAGAGCCAGCAGACTTCTGCTCAGCCCCATCAGCATGATGATGTTCGGAGTGAGACTCTTCTTTCTCTGAAGTAGCCCCCAGAGGATTCGGGATCGCAGCCAAAGTCGCTGAAGTCTGTTGCAACAGTGGACCATTGAGCTGCAGCGGTTTCTGTTCGGGTTCTTCAGCCTTCTGCTCTTGAGTAGGAATCTCCAGTTCCGGATGCGTAACCTGACGCGGATCAATGGAAGCTTCCTGATCCAGAGGAGTCGCGTTACGGAAACGTGAATCGTTGGCAGAGATCGAACTCGGAGCAGATGTCTGCCGATGGAGACGAGCCCCGGCGGCAGCAGAATTTTGTAAAGGTCGCGGCGTCGGTAATGAGCGGGGGACCAGCGAAAGATTCATCGCTTGTGGTGTACCCAGAACCAGTACCGTACCCGATTCGAAGCGGGTGGTCAGCTTTCTGGTTTTGAATTGCGCTTGGGCCCGACGACGTTCGGGGGGAATAATTTTGATGGATTCTGACATCGTTGCATACTGTTCGACCGGCTGTCGCAGGCAACGCAAGATGCTGGCCAGATCAGCGATTTCGGCAGGGACCCCAAATACAATCGGGTAGTCGCGTAAATTCAGAATGGCAATCTGAACCAGGCCTCGTGATGCCGATGATTGTGACGTTCCTGAAACCGTGTTGTCTTCGAGCAGATTTGCAGATGATTTCACGGCGATCAACACATCACCCTGCATCAGGGGCAGATCCATTTCTGGTGAATAGAAGATTTCCTGGCTGATGCGGCCGCCACGAACGACGCGAATTAATCCTGAAGCCTGGGGTGTCATTCCCCCTGCACCGGAAATGACAGCGTTCATGTTCAGTTCAGAGCGGTTGACTTCATAGGCAGCACACTGGTTGAATTCACCCAACAGTCCGATCACGGCCTTCCGCTGCGCGGGGGACTCGGTCAATTCCAGATTACGAAAGACGGTCTGCGCACGAGTGACGTTGCAGGCTCCTGATAGCAGAGCGAGCATCAAAGCTGCGAACCAAACCTTGTGCCAGCGGTACATCCGGCGATCCTTACTGTCAGTGGGAGAGTCAGACGATACGGCAATGAAATGCGTAGAGAGAGCCATACAATCATTAAAATCGGCATAAACTAACATGCGCCATCAGTCAAAATCTTGTTTTCCGGGGAAAACCACCAGATCAGAGGTCCTTGATGAATTCAATTAAGTGTTAATTTATCAGTCACTTGAATCGATTCCCTGGATTAGGGATCACGACCTGTGATCTCAAAATGCCACCAATTTCGTGATGGCTATTGATTCCAAGTCAAATCTGATATTGCTAGGATGAACCCGTGAGGAAAACGAAATTCAGATCCCTGGTTCCTGATTTCGGACTTTGTGCTCATTCACGCTCTTTTCCAGGGTCTTGCTGATTTGATGGGACCAGTCTGTTGGTGAACGCAACTAGTTTAACAGTCGAGAATTATCTAAAAGCGATCCTGCAGATCAGTCTCCAGTCCGGTTCGGAATGGATCAGCACCGGAGAACTGGCCCGCTACATGGACGTTGCTCCCGGAACCGTCACCAGCATGCTCAAAACTCTCAAGCAGTCTAAGCTGGTGGAATATCGACCCTACGAAGGCGCCAGCCTGACTGAGGCCGGTAAGCATTCCGCGATTCGCGTCCTCAGACGACACCGTCTGATCGAACTGTTCCTGTTTCAGACATTGAAGCTGACCTGGGATCAGATCCATGCGGAAGCCGAAAACATGGAGCACGCGGTCAGCGATTTTCTCGTGGACCATATCGACGAATATCTGGGCTTCCCGGAAGCCGATCCGCACGGCGATCCTATTCCGTCGATCGACGGTCGGATGCGGCGGGCCTATCCGAACCTGACCACCCTCGCGGCGTGTCAACCTGGTACACACGTCAAGATCGTTCAGGTCACCGATCAGGAAACTGAGTTTTTACGTTTTCTCTCCCGCTCCGGGTTACAGCTCGGATCGCAGGGAGTCGTCAAAGAGAAAAACAGCGAGGCAGGAATTGTTGTCTCGGAATGGAACGGACAGACGCTCTCCATGGGAGTCCATGTTGCTGAGAACGTCAAAGTTGTTCCTGTGGAAGCAGCTTAATTGGAATCAGGCTGCTGGTGCTAACAGAAACTGAGTGAACGACTGGCTGACACAGTTCAGGCCGGTTCACACTGCTGAAGAAAGAGAAGAAATTGAGTCACCTTACCTACGAAAACCCTTTAATCAGTCGTTACGCTTCGAAGGAAATGAGTCAAATCTGGTCGGCTCAGAAAAAGCACTCCACCTGGCGACGTCTGTGGGTGGCCTTGGCAGAATCACAACACGAAATGGGACTGCCCGTCACCCGGGAACAGGTCGAATCTCTGAGAGCAGCCGTCGATGACATCGATTTCGAACTGGCAGCGAAAGCAGAAAAAGATCTGCGACACGATGTAATGGCGCACGTGCATACCTACGGCGAACGCTGTCCGGATGCCAAAGCGATTATTCACCTGGGAGCAACCAGCTGTTTCGTCACCGATAACAGCGAACTGGTAATGATTCGCGAAAGTCTGGAGCAGGTTCGCAAACGGCTCGTCGCTGTTATCGATCAACTGGCAAAGTTTGCCGTCGAATATCGTGACTTGCCCTGCCTCGGGTTTACCCACCTTCAACCTGCCCAGCCGACGACCGTTGGTAAACGGGCAACGCTGTGGTGCTACGATCTGATTCTGGATCTGGAAGAGATTGAATACCGAATCGAAAAACTCCGTTTCCGGGGTGTGAAGGGAACAACGGGTACCCAGGCAACATTCCTGCAACTCTTCAAAGGTGATCATGCGAAAGTCGACGAACTCGATCGCCGCGTCACAGACAAGTTGGGCTTCAAAGATCGCTACGCAGTCACCGGGCAGACCTATTCACGAAAAGTCGATGCCCAGGTACTCAGTGCCCTCAGTGGCATTGGTCAGTCGGCGCACAAGGCGGGCAATGATGTACGTATTCTGCAGAACCGCAAAGAACTGGAAGAGCCGTTTGAGAAGAATCAGATTGGTTCATCTGCAATGGCTTACAAACGCAACCCCATGCGTTCCGAACGGATGTGTTCGCTGGCTCGTTTCGCGATCAGCCTGACTGCGAATGCCGAAGATACCGCAGCCACCCAGTGGATGGAGCGGACACTGGATGACAGTGCCAACCGTCGATTGTCGCTGCCGCAATCTTTTCTGGCCATTGATGCAGTGCTGATTCTGTATCGCAACATTGTCGATGGTATGGTCGTCTATCCAAAGGTGATTGAGAAACACCTCAATGAGGAACTTCCCTTCATGGCGACTGAAGAGTTCCTGATGGCAGGCGTCGAAGCGGGCGGAGATCGCCAGGATCTTCACGAACGGATCCGCGTGCATAGTCAGGCTGCCGGAGCGGAAGTGAAAGTGCGTGGCGGTCAAAATGATCTGATCGAACGCCTGCAGAAAGATCCGGCCTTCGCCGGCTGTGATCTGGCTAGTGCCCTGGATTCCCGAAAATACATTGGCCGGGCTCCGGAGCAGGTTGATGCCTTTGTTACGGAAATCGTGGATCCGGTGAGGCAGCGATATCAGGCCGACCTCGATCAGTCAGTTGAGGATCTCAAGGTCTGAAACTCTCCTGATTCCACTTTGTTCCCTGTGAAAATAAAGACGCCCCGATGGAAGACCATCGGGGCGCCTCAGGGACTATAGTAGTGCCTTGCTACGTCAGTACTTCTTTAATGACGCGTGCTTCTTCGACACCAGTGAGTTTGGTGTCCAGGCCCTGGAATTCAACGCTGAAGCGCTTGTGATCAATTCCTAAGAGATGCAGCATGGTTGCATGCAGATCACGCACGTGTACTATGTTTTCAACGGAATTATAGCCTAGTTCGTCTGTATTACCATAAGAAATTCCACCTCTTATCCCTCCACCGGCCATCCACATGGAAAAACCTTTTATGTGATGGTCACGGCCGGCGCCTCCCTTGCCCTGGAACATGGGCGTTCTGCCAAATTCCCCTCCCCAGATCACGAGGGTTTCATCCAGCATCCCACGTGATTTGAGATCGTTGATCAGAGCCCACGTTGGTTTATCGGTCAGACCACAGCAGGTATTCATGTAGCGGACCAGGTCACCGTGATGATCCCAGCCACGATGATAGAGGTGAATGAAACGGGAACCCCGCTCCGCCAGTCGTCGAGCCAGCAGACAGTTTGTGGCATAGGTGCCCGAACCCGCTTCGGCTCCGTACATTTCCAGAGTCTCTTTTGATTCGTCAGACAGATCCATCAAATCCGGAACGGACGTCTGCATCCGAAACGCCATCTCGTAAGCGGCGATGCGGGTATCGATTTCCGGATTGGAAACACTTTGGTTCCGGAAACGATCCAGTTTTCGGACGGCGTCGATCAGTTCTTTCTGCTGGGGATCAGTAATCCCTGCAGGGTTTTTGAGATAGTTCACCGGATCGCCGGTCGAATTGAACTGAACTCCCTGATACCGACTGGGAAGAAAGCCGGTTCCCCACTGTCGCGAAGCAATCGGTTGTGGATTACGTCCGCCGACACTGGTCAATACCACGAAGCCGGGAAGTTCTTCGGTCTCACTTCCCAGTCCATAAGTGACCCAGGAACCCATTGACGGTCGACCGCTGATCGCCGTGCCTGTGTTCATGAAGGTGTGCGCGGGATCGTGATTGATCTGCTCAGTGACCATCGAACGCACGATGCAGATATCATCAGCGATTTTGGCAGTCCAGGGGAGAAAGTCGCTGATCTCCTGGCCGTTCTCGCCGTACTTGCGAAACTTGGTCAGTGGTCCCTGGCACTTGAGATCGCGACCCTGCAGCTGGGCAATGGGTTGTCCTTTGGTATAACTTTCCGGAAAAGGCTTCCCATCCATTTCCGCCAGCTTGGGTTTGTAATCGAAGGTCTCCAGATGAGTCGGTCCCCCCGCCATGCAGAGAAAGATCACCCGTTTCGCTTTGGGGGCGAAGTGCGGCAGACCGGGTAGGCCATCACTGGCCGTTGTCACCGTTTTCGATTTCGCTACAGCCAGACTATCGCGGGTGAGCAGCGATCCCAGTGCCGCCGATCCCAGCCCAACGCCGGAACGGGAGAGAAAGGTACGCCGATTCAAATGTGTCTGTAATTGATTGAAGTCGAACATCTTCTTAGTTCCTCGTCACCACTTCATTCAGGTTGAGCAGAGCCCGTGTGACCTCCGTCCAGGCCGCGAGTTCAACCGCTTCCAGGTTGGCTTCGGTTTTAGTGAGACCGGTGCTGGTCAGAGCCTGGGCCTCTTTTGTCCGATCAGCAAACGCACGCCGGTTCGAGTTCAGCAGGTCCTGCAGCACTTCGACCTCGTACGATTCCGGTTCGCGTGACGTCGCCTGCGTGAAGGCAAAGTTGATACGGCTTTGATCGGATTTACCGCCCTGCTGGATCACATGTGCCGCGAAAACGCGGGCTGCTTCAATAAATGTAGGATCGTTAAGCAAGGTCATCGCAGCGATCGGGGTGTTCGAACGAGGCCGCTGCGCCGTACATTCTTCGCGACTGGGAGCATCAAAGGCTTTGAGCATCGGATGCAGGAACTGACGCTGCCAATGCATGTAGACTCCGCGTCGCCATTGTCGTTCGTCCTGATGCGACACATATTTTCGCTTCGGAAAATTCAAATGTCGATAGTACCCTGCAGGCTGATACGGCTTCACGCTCGGGCCACCAATCTCGGTCACCAGAAGACCGCTGATCGCCAGGGCGTTATCGCGGATCATCTCAGCAGGCAGACGGAAGCGGGCCTGGCGGTCGAGGCGTCTGTTGAAGGGATCGGTTTTCCGCTGTTCGGGAGTTTCCAGTGACGACTGGCGGTAGGCGCGGCTCATGACGATGAATTTCACCATCTGTTTGAT is a window from the Gimesia benthica genome containing:
- a CDS encoding Mrp/NBP35 family ATP-binding protein translates to MSNTEFTEANLQKSLTDLKDPVFGKPLTESGLLKSVQPGDSGQVTVRIELPVPSYPLQSELTESISGTIQKAFPECQYVDVEYSTNIRGKQSGGRLGLKVKNVIAVGAGKGGVGKSTVAASLAYGLKQFGAKVGLVDADVYGPSIPHLVGTSEKPMAQEFQGRDGQTLTRIIPVEADGLKVMSMAFFVEPDQAVIWRGPMLHKAITQFLQDTEWGELDYLIIDMPPGTGDVSLTLSQLLELAGAVVVCTPQQVALLDAVKAVQMFRQVKIPVLGIVENMSGEIFGRGGAKARGEELQIPFLGEIPMNAEIREKSDAGQISHLVTEELASTEPLLKVAEATAIEIARELLENPIKPAMEIL
- a CDS encoding metal-dependent transcriptional regulator, with amino-acid sequence MNATSLTVENYLKAILQISLQSGSEWISTGELARYMDVAPGTVTSMLKTLKQSKLVEYRPYEGASLTEAGKHSAIRVLRRHRLIELFLFQTLKLTWDQIHAEAENMEHAVSDFLVDHIDEYLGFPEADPHGDPIPSIDGRMRRAYPNLTTLAACQPGTHVKIVQVTDQETEFLRFLSRSGLQLGSQGVVKEKNSEAGIVVSEWNGQTLSMGVHVAENVKVVPVEAA
- the purB gene encoding adenylosuccinate lyase, giving the protein MSHLTYENPLISRYASKEMSQIWSAQKKHSTWRRLWVALAESQHEMGLPVTREQVESLRAAVDDIDFELAAKAEKDLRHDVMAHVHTYGERCPDAKAIIHLGATSCFVTDNSELVMIRESLEQVRKRLVAVIDQLAKFAVEYRDLPCLGFTHLQPAQPTTVGKRATLWCYDLILDLEEIEYRIEKLRFRGVKGTTGTQATFLQLFKGDHAKVDELDRRVTDKLGFKDRYAVTGQTYSRKVDAQVLSALSGIGQSAHKAGNDVRILQNRKELEEPFEKNQIGSSAMAYKRNPMRSERMCSLARFAISLTANAEDTAATQWMERTLDDSANRRLSLPQSFLAIDAVLILYRNIVDGMVVYPKVIEKHLNEELPFMATEEFLMAGVEAGGDRQDLHERIRVHSQAAGAEVKVRGGQNDLIERLQKDPAFAGCDLASALDSRKYIGRAPEQVDAFVTEIVDPVRQRYQADLDQSVEDLKV
- a CDS encoding disk-shape morphogenesis protein volactin, whose protein sequence is MSSALLTGSICLRTLQNNEQFKLTRRSIDTAYAVMDDTNENRQLLQRLSVPFLFSEGTLIIPGEQAGKISRFSNLELLPLIEQGELVLNDPVHRQLLSTLIQSVLPRSRTTGEHCAFITPGSTSTSALSKLVSQLIALQGYKPFATTITLAAGLSSLPAASRFSGYVVYLGHSHSEIGLIHQSRVVARQSTPYGSEWMDEQLAHAYKLLTRNPDGEMVSDLAGARDKRLGPEVSLSPYLSSPSAISSWYDSLLDSLLDQFVSQMASIQAYTSTLATLPVIYLGELATVNGLGELLAQHLNSRDIQFDAQQVVCIPDAADAIIRGALVIAAMEEESSAQAA
- a CDS encoding DUF1501 domain-containing protein → MFDFNQLQTHLNRRTFLSRSGVGLGSAALGSLLTRDSLAVAKSKTVTTASDGLPGLPHFAPKAKRVIFLCMAGGPTHLETFDYKPKLAEMDGKPFPESYTKGQPIAQLQGRDLKCQGPLTKFRKYGENGQEISDFLPWTAKIADDICIVRSMVTEQINHDPAHTFMNTGTAISGRPSMGSWVTYGLGSETEELPGFVVLTSVGGRNPQPIASRQWGTGFLPSRYQGVQFNSTGDPVNYLKNPAGITDPQQKELIDAVRKLDRFRNQSVSNPEIDTRIAAYEMAFRMQTSVPDLMDLSDESKETLEMYGAEAGSGTYATNCLLARRLAERGSRFIHLYHRGWDHHGDLVRYMNTCCGLTDKPTWALINDLKSRGMLDETLVIWGGEFGRTPMFQGKGGAGRDHHIKGFSMWMAGGGIRGGISYGNTDELGYNSVENIVHVRDLHATMLHLLGIDHKRFSVEFQGLDTKLTGVEEARVIKEVLT
- a CDS encoding DUF1570 domain-containing protein — translated: MSTCLQSFLFCLRGVSLFCLLAVPVCAKPPSLIELKTEDQVFTGKSLIHDHDVSWMVDQTGMLSEVPLKKVTSFRRVASEFQTLSLSEMKKQLQDEFGPLFEVTTTRHYLVCAPRGKARAYANVFEELYQSFSHYFALRGYQVKTPEFMMVAVIFPDQQQFFEYCRKDGVRAGQGLLGYYHPYTNRTALFDQNAAPTVGELEQTQSGTQLTYSRISNSGKNLTEALRDTMIHEATHQLAFNTGLHSRIGDNPRWVVEGLATTFESDELRSHTGGKSDSTSRINRDRLIWFMNYSRTRRKQDSLRSFIREDNLFKTSTLDAYAESWALTFFLVETQPARYARYLKQVAQRDPLKPYTADVRERDFQKAFKTNLRSLEVDYLKFMDQLAESLVKQSRP
- a CDS encoding SufE family protein, yielding MNEKIITIDELLEEFDFLGDWEERCDFLIDLGFELPPMPETEKTETNRVHGCQSMVWLTTDLQESEGRKVLRINADSDALIVKGLIAVLLAIYQNRTPDEVLKIDVKDYFSRLQLDKYLSTQRKNGLMGMVERVQQEARVLAEQN